A region from the Hydrogenimonas sp. genome encodes:
- a CDS encoding ATP synthase F0 sector subunit c yields MKKFFLLMAAFAGFAFAGEGESMIQAYSVVAAGVGLGLAALGGAIGMGNTAAATIAGTARNPGLGGKLMTTMFIALAMIEAQVIYTLVIALIALYANPFLG; encoded by the coding sequence ATGAAAAAGTTTTTTCTTCTTATGGCTGCATTTGCAGGTTTTGCATTTGCGGGCGAAGGTGAGTCCATGATTCAGGCGTACAGCGTCGTAGCTGCAGGTGTCGGTCTCGGTCTCGCGGCACTCGGCGGTGCCATCGGTATGGGTAACACTGCGGCCGCTACCATTGCCGGTACGGCAAGAAATCCCGGTCTCGGCGGCAAGCTGATGACTACGATGTTTATCGCTCTCGCGATGATCGAAGCCCAGGTTATCTATACACTGGTTATCGCTCTTATCGCCCTTTATGCAAACCCGTTCCTCGGATAA
- a CDS encoding polysaccharide export outer membrane protein, whose translation MNENKVVKEVSDSEYEAEKKFEWKISPGDRVEITVFNQTGSSGGGQLNSLLGTSAQSTFMNRTGTEGKLVPPDGKIRLPLIGKIKITGFTEIEAAERLTQEYKKYLRNPYVEVKIQNQKLIVLGEINSPGVVPVTNGTMTLFEALAATGDLTDDAMRTNILILRGDLRHPQVRQVDITDMSKLRLSSLILRPNDIVYVQPRYMKAINKEFIEKGQFFRFLNTIMSPFLTYRAIDQSYNIGITSSTGN comes from the coding sequence ATGAATGAAAACAAGGTCGTAAAAGAGGTTTCCGACAGCGAATATGAAGCTGAAAAAAAGTTCGAGTGGAAGATAAGCCCGGGTGACCGGGTGGAGATTACGGTTTTCAACCAGACCGGATCCTCCGGCGGAGGGCAGCTCAATTCGCTTCTTGGTACTTCAGCACAGTCGACATTCATGAACCGTACCGGGACGGAGGGTAAGCTTGTTCCGCCTGACGGTAAGATTCGGCTCCCACTGATAGGAAAGATCAAGATTACCGGCTTTACAGAAATCGAAGCCGCGGAGAGACTTACACAAGAGTATAAGAAGTATCTGCGCAACCCATATGTTGAGGTGAAGATCCAGAATCAGAAGCTGATTGTTCTCGGGGAGATAAACTCTCCAGGTGTTGTTCCTGTGACAAACGGTACTATGACACTTTTTGAAGCATTGGCCGCAACCGGTGATTTGACCGATGATGCGATGCGTACCAACATACTGATCTTGCGTGGCGATTTGAGACACCCGCAGGTAAGACAGGTGGATATTACCGATATGTCCAAGCTGAGACTCTCCAGTCTTATACTGCGCCCCAACGATATTGTCTATGTGCAGCCGAGATATATGAAAGCCATAAACAAAGAGTTTATAGAAAAAGGGCAGTTTTTCAGGTTCCTCAATACTATTATGTCGCCGTTCCTTACATATAGGGCTATCGACCAGAGCTACAACATCGGCATAACATCTTCAACAGGGAACTGA
- a CDS encoding tyrosine-protein kinase EpsD — protein MGIESTSPKAMSDEIDIKEIVQTLSRYKWSIIFVTIIFLGGAAVYAYFSPNIYRATTTMKISSETARSIAGSDFMSAALGGEKLVFEDEFTLMKSRFLAKKALEDLDIGTRYFIEKSYRKTELYKDSPFIVSTESMEPDFYGKEIKLEPVSEESFRIYFKPSWKESLKYKIYSYLKLPTQRPLEYDEIHRYGEKISTPWFVLTVQKVFDLDKGEYSFSVVPNDSMSWFIRGGIDAAPLSNFGSIVSVSFYDTVPLRAKEIVDAIVKAYNAEKIRLKSESANKTLNFIDSQLKAIHETLQKSATKLQSFKATHVIMNVEAKATATAAKLSELEAKLYEINTRISILENLLSYVESDKDINGIDMSSAQIVGPVISGLIQKLQTAVSMRNTLLIDYTELHPDVVKITEQISHLKSMLKESIKSSLNGFKARKSELLRRIREYKKALHSLPREEQQLTQLTRDFMVNEKIYSFLLQKRAETAIVEASKVSEVQVLDPALVPGSPIEPNRNRILAIGLLLGLVFGVLQAFIRKMMDNTVKSVEDLEKLTDLPVYGVIPFRSSRKMKSAYLESLRVIRTNLEFLATGGRSKLVTITSSIPQEGKSTTTAELAKIIAKSEKKVIVLDLDMRRSKLHELFKLPNKEGVSTLLAGKVTLREVIQHTRDDGLHVITGGPTPPNPSELLMSDSFKRIIKTLLGEYDYVLLDSPPIGLVTDAMTAMRMSDINLILIRAEYSKKDFLKRINHFVKEHDLKAGIVLNAVKASSKTAAYGFGYGYNYGYKNNYYT, from the coding sequence TTGGGTATTGAATCTACTTCACCGAAAGCTATGAGTGACGAAATAGATATAAAAGAGATAGTACAGACACTCTCTCGTTACAAGTGGTCGATCATTTTCGTCACCATTATATTTCTGGGTGGGGCAGCGGTCTATGCGTATTTCTCTCCCAATATATACAGAGCGACTACGACGATGAAGATTTCGTCGGAGACAGCCAGGAGTATTGCCGGTTCCGACTTTATGAGTGCTGCCCTCGGGGGAGAAAAATTGGTATTTGAAGATGAGTTTACCTTGATGAAGTCCCGTTTCCTGGCGAAAAAAGCTCTTGAAGACCTTGATATAGGTACAAGGTATTTTATAGAAAAGAGCTACAGGAAAACAGAGCTCTACAAAGATTCCCCCTTTATTGTCTCGACTGAGTCTATGGAGCCGGACTTCTACGGAAAAGAGATAAAGCTGGAGCCGGTGAGCGAGGAGAGTTTCCGCATCTACTTCAAACCGTCTTGGAAAGAGAGTCTAAAATACAAAATCTACAGCTATCTCAAACTACCGACGCAGAGGCCTCTAGAGTATGACGAGATTCACAGATACGGCGAAAAGATAAGCACTCCGTGGTTTGTTCTGACCGTTCAGAAGGTATTCGATCTGGATAAAGGTGAATATTCGTTCAGTGTCGTACCCAACGACTCAATGTCATGGTTTATTAGGGGTGGAATAGATGCCGCACCTCTCTCCAACTTCGGTTCAATAGTATCAGTATCTTTTTATGATACCGTACCGCTTCGTGCAAAGGAGATAGTAGATGCCATTGTAAAGGCTTACAACGCCGAGAAGATCAGGCTGAAGAGCGAAAGCGCGAACAAAACCCTCAACTTCATAGACAGTCAGCTTAAAGCCATACATGAGACGCTGCAGAAATCAGCCACCAAGCTGCAGAGCTTCAAGGCTACGCATGTTATTATGAATGTCGAGGCGAAAGCGACTGCTACAGCGGCAAAACTGAGTGAACTGGAAGCAAAGCTTTACGAGATAAACACCCGCATAAGTATTCTGGAGAATCTTTTGAGCTATGTGGAGTCCGACAAAGATATAAACGGCATAGATATGAGCTCCGCCCAGATCGTGGGACCGGTCATAAGCGGACTGATACAGAAACTGCAGACGGCCGTCTCCATGCGAAACACGCTGTTGATTGACTATACGGAGCTTCATCCGGATGTCGTGAAGATTACCGAACAGATAAGCCATCTGAAATCTATGCTGAAAGAGTCGATCAAGAGTTCTCTAAACGGATTCAAGGCGAGAAAAAGCGAACTTCTCAGGAGAATCAGGGAGTACAAAAAGGCGCTTCACTCTCTTCCCCGGGAGGAGCAGCAGCTCACGCAGTTGACAAGAGACTTTATGGTCAACGAGAAGATCTACTCGTTCCTGCTTCAAAAGAGGGCTGAAACCGCGATTGTGGAAGCTTCGAAGGTTTCTGAAGTACAGGTACTCGATCCGGCGCTTGTTCCAGGTTCTCCTATAGAACCGAACAGAAACAGGATTTTGGCGATAGGCCTGCTGCTGGGGCTGGTTTTTGGAGTTCTGCAGGCGTTTATCAGGAAAATGATGGATAATACCGTCAAATCCGTTGAAGATCTGGAGAAACTTACCGATCTTCCGGTTTACGGTGTTATTCCGTTCCGAAGTTCCAGGAAGATGAAATCGGCCTATCTTGAGTCCCTCAGGGTCATAAGAACGAACCTGGAGTTTTTGGCAACCGGCGGCAGATCGAAGCTGGTTACAATCACCTCCTCGATACCGCAGGAGGGTAAAAGTACTACAACTGCGGAGCTTGCAAAAATTATCGCGAAGAGTGAAAAAAAGGTTATTGTTTTGGACCTTGATATGCGCCGTTCCAAACTGCATGAGCTCTTCAAGCTTCCAAACAAAGAGGGTGTAAGTACCCTTCTGGCAGGAAAGGTCACCCTGAGAGAGGTGATTCAGCATACACGCGATGACGGTCTTCATGTAATAACAGGCGGTCCTACGCCTCCGAATCCTTCCGAACTTCTTATGTCGGATTCATTCAAGCGGATCATAAAAACTTTGCTTGGTGAGTATGATTATGTTCTTCTCGATTCCCCCCCGATAGGTCTGGTGACGGATGCAATGACGGCCATGAGAATGTCCGATATCAATCTTATTCTGATAAGGGCGGAGTATTCCAAAAAAGATTTCCTGAAGCGCATAAACCACTTCGTAAAAGAGCATGATCTGAAGGCTGGAATAGTCCTGAATGCCGTCAAAGCCTCTTCAAAAACGGCCGCATACGGCTTCGGATACGGCTACAACTACGGCTACAAGAACAACTACTACACATAA